The stretch of DNA gaaacagacACTAAAAAGACAAGAACTCTCTACATAAGCACCAGTTGAGATGGCAGAAGCTTCCGTGGACGCCTCAACTCTGCCCGtaacagtgaagaaaaagaagagtttatCCATTGAGGAAAAGATCGACATTATAAACGCAGTAGAAAGTggcaagaaaaaggcagaaattgCCGCTGAatatggaataaagaaaaattcattgTCTTCTATTATGAAGAATAAAGACAAAGTTCTAGAAGCCTTTGAGTCTCTGAGATTTGatccaaagagaaaaagactgagaACTGCTTTTTACACCGATCTGGAAGAGGCGTTAATGAGGTGGTATCGAATTGCTCAGTGTCTAAATGTACCAGTTAATGGCCCAATGTTGCGTCTAAAAGCTAATGATTTTGCACAGAAACTGGGACATAATGACTTTAAGTGCAGTAATGGTTGGCTGGATCGCTTTAAATCCAGGTATGGTTTAGTATTCAGAGCTCAACCTGTAGAAGCTACAGGTGTATCGGTAGACCCTTCAACTGTCTGGCACCAAAATGTACTTccttattatttaaatgattatcATCCTAACAacgtttttaatataaaagagaCCGGGCTGCTTTATCGAATGTTACCTACAAATACATTTGCATTTAAAGGAGAAACGTGCTCAATTGGAAAGTTATGCAAAGACAGAATAACTCTAGTGGTTGGGACAAACATGGATGGCTCAGAGAAACTTCCTTTGCTTATCATTGGAAAACACAGAAATCCACATTGTTTCAAAGGTATAAAATCATTGCCTGTGTGTTATGAAGCTAACAGAATGGCATGGATGACTTCAGATGTATTTGAACAATGGATGCGGAAGCTAGATGAGAAATTTCAAGCCCAGCAACGAAGAGTGGTCATCTTTGTTGATTCTTTTCCTTCACATCCAGAGGTAAAGAACCTAAAGTCCATTGAGCTAGCATTCTTTCCATCATGTTTATCTTCCAAATTTATAGCTATGAAACAAGGCGTTATTAAAAGCCTTAAAATCAAATACCGACATTGtcttatcaaaaaatttttaagctctGTTGAAGGCAGCAAAGAATTTACATTTTCCCTACTAGATGCAGTTGATACTTTGCACCTTTGCTGGAGGGCTGTAACCCCTGAGACTATTGTTAAGAGCTATGAAGAGGCAGGATTCAAATCTCAAAAGGGAGAAAGTGACAAGACAGATGCAGAGGCAGACACTGGTCTTGATTTGGTTGCCCATGCCCAGGCAGCAGGCGTGGAATTTCCTGAAGGTTTATCTCTGGAAGAGTATGCTGCCCTCGATGATGATTTGGAGACCTGTGAAGCGGCACCGGAAGGTGATTCGGTATGGACCGAAGAGAGTAAATCAGATGAAACTGGTCTTTATGCTTCTGATGAAGAGGATGATGGTGGATCTCTAGGAACTGAACTCCCTTTACCATCAAAAAATGAGGCAATAACTGCTTTAGATACTCTTAAAAGTTTTCTTAGAAGTCAAGATATGAATGAGGAGCTTCATAATTCTTTAGCAgaccttgaaatttttattaactcATCTAAATAATTATCTGTGGTATAACATCTTTTCCTAATGTATTTTACTAGATAAAGTATATAAAAGGAAACtaccacttaaaaacaaaaaattttaaaactagcaATCTTTGGTGTAATTGCAAATGTCTTTGACCTGAATAGCAAAGTTTGACCTAGGTAGATTAAATagagaataagtaaatgaaaaatatgaatttcaatTTAGCAAGGTTTTGTGGAGTAGAAAATGTATTACAGAGGCCTTGTACATGAAATATATGGTACatatgccaaaaataaaaaactctccAGCTATTTGATTCATACAGGTTGAATTGGtgattgctattttctttttttttaatgcagattatgttctagaatattttaatttatctacctcatctaagaaataaaatatctattacttagatatttatttttataaagacataTATTCTAGCCTTGTATcaagtattaattttaaattattttttttataactagcTTATCATGGTAAGAGGAAATTATGAAAaagtactgaaaataaaatctgaccCAACTATATACCAAACTGATTAAAAATATGTCTTAACTACTTTCCAGTTATTTCTGTATAAGGTCAAGTGAGAGACTATGACCTTATCAGATTCTTTTTGTCATCTGTAACAAGAAGATGATATAGTTTCTctctaaatatgtatatgtgtgtgcacttaatagaaaaatacattaccaaaacatttgttaaattcttataatatattttaataagattacTCTTGAAAAGTATATATGAAGGTATATATGTagttactaaaaaagaaaatatcttatgTGGTTCttacttttctaattttaacaGCTGAAACTTTTAATctatagtatttcattatttcttgattttgctgaattttattttcaggaataaCTGAGTGTCTTTTCagcatattttgatatatttaatctttattttgtttcaaattgtattaaatttatttgaggaagTTTTGTCTatagaacacttaaaaataattgtatgaaATTATTTACTCTCCATCcataaaatagtctttaaaagcaggaaaatatCATGTGTCAgatttttctgt from Suricata suricatta isolate VVHF042 chromosome 1, meerkat_22Aug2017_6uvM2_HiC, whole genome shotgun sequence encodes:
- the TIGD4 gene encoding tigger transposable element-derived protein 4, whose amino-acid sequence is MAEASVDASTLPVTVKKKKSLSIEEKIDIINAVESGKKKAEIAAEYGIKKNSLSSIMKNKDKVLEAFESLRFDPKRKRLRTAFYTDLEEALMRWYRIAQCLNVPVNGPMLRLKANDFAQKLGHNDFKCSNGWLDRFKSRYGLVFRAQPVEATGVSVDPSTVWHQNVLPYYLNDYHPNNVFNIKETGLLYRMLPTNTFAFKGETCSIGKLCKDRITLVVGTNMDGSEKLPLLIIGKHRNPHCFKGIKSLPVCYEANRMAWMTSDVFEQWMRKLDEKFQAQQRRVVIFVDSFPSHPEVKNLKSIELAFFPSCLSSKFIAMKQGVIKSLKIKYRHCLIKKFLSSVEGSKEFTFSLLDAVDTLHLCWRAVTPETIVKSYEEAGFKSQKGESDKTDAEADTGLDLVAHAQAAGVEFPEGLSLEEYAALDDDLETCEAAPEGDSVWTEESKSDETGLYASDEEDDGGSLGTELPLPSKNEAITALDTLKSFLRSQDMNEELHNSLADLEIFINSSK